From the genome of Triticum aestivum cultivar Chinese Spring chromosome 3B, IWGSC CS RefSeq v2.1, whole genome shotgun sequence, one region includes:
- the LOC123072512 gene encoding DNA-binding protein EMBP-1-like isoform X1 produces MPRGRCRRRPRTQQHGLVAAGPGAAYGAPVPFPMYHHPAAAYYAHAHASMAAGVPYMAGESASAAGKGKRVGKTRRVPSGEINSSSGSGDAGSQGSSEKGDTGANQKGSSSSAKRRKSGAANTEDGLSVITNHNSWIQGEPSQAATVQNAVTEPPLEDKERSTSKLLVLAPGRAALTSAAPNLNIGMDPLSASPSSIVQGEVNAAASSQSNASLSQMSMILESTRGQKFCEKETFQTLAT; encoded by the exons ATGCCGCGTGGCCGCTGCCGCCGCAGGCCCAG GACGCAGCAGCACGGCCTGGTGGCGGCCGGGCCGGGGGCCGCGTATGGCGCGCCGGTGCCGTTCCCCATGTACCACCACCCCGCGGCGGCGTACTACGCGCACGCGCACGCCTCCATGGCCGCG GGGGTGCCTTACATGGCCGGCGAGTCTGCCTCGGCGGCAGGGAAAGGGAAGAGGGTGGGGAAGACACGACGTGTCCCTTCCGGCGAGATCAATTCCAGCTCCGGGAG CGGCGATGCCGGGAGCCAGGGGTCATCGGAGAAGGGAGATACGGGCGCCAATCAGAAG GGCTCATCATCATCTGCGAAGAGGAGGAAGTCCGGCGCTGCAAATACAGAAGATGGGTTATCAGTTATCACAAACCATAATTCCTGGATACAAG GTGAGCCATCTCAGGCTGCCACAGTGCAGAATGCTGTAACCGAGCCGCCATTGGAAGACAAGGAGAGGTCTACATCCAAACTGTTAGTTTTGGCACCTGGGAGGGCGGCACTCACCAGTGCTGCACCGAACTTGAATATTGGGATGGATCCCTTGAGCGCTTCTCCATCCTCCATAGTACAGGGGGAGGTGAATGCCGCAGCTTCTTCCCAGAGTAACGCTTCACTGTCTCAGATG TCCATGATACTAGAGTCAACACGAGGTCAAAAGTTTTGCGAGAAGGAAACTTTCCAGACGTTGGCAACATAA
- the LOC123072512 gene encoding DNA-binding protein EMBP-1-like isoform X2 yields MPRGRCRRRPRTQQHGLVAAGPGAAYGAPVPFPMYHHPAAAYYAHAHASMAAGVPYMAGESASAAGKGKRVGKTRRVPSGEINSSSGSGDAGSQGSSEKGDTGANQKGSSSSAKRRKSGAANTEDGLSVITNHNSWIQGEPSQAATVQNAVTEPPLEDKERSTSKLLVLAPGRAALTSAAPNLNIGMDPLSASPSSIVQGEVNAAASSQSNASLSQMV; encoded by the exons ATGCCGCGTGGCCGCTGCCGCCGCAGGCCCAG GACGCAGCAGCACGGCCTGGTGGCGGCCGGGCCGGGGGCCGCGTATGGCGCGCCGGTGCCGTTCCCCATGTACCACCACCCCGCGGCGGCGTACTACGCGCACGCGCACGCCTCCATGGCCGCG GGGGTGCCTTACATGGCCGGCGAGTCTGCCTCGGCGGCAGGGAAAGGGAAGAGGGTGGGGAAGACACGACGTGTCCCTTCCGGCGAGATCAATTCCAGCTCCGGGAG CGGCGATGCCGGGAGCCAGGGGTCATCGGAGAAGGGAGATACGGGCGCCAATCAGAAG GGCTCATCATCATCTGCGAAGAGGAGGAAGTCCGGCGCTGCAAATACAGAAGATGGGTTATCAGTTATCACAAACCATAATTCCTGGATACAAG GTGAGCCATCTCAGGCTGCCACAGTGCAGAATGCTGTAACCGAGCCGCCATTGGAAGACAAGGAGAGGTCTACATCCAAACTGTTAGTTTTGGCACCTGGGAGGGCGGCACTCACCAGTGCTGCACCGAACTTGAATATTGGGATGGATCCCTTGAGCGCTTCTCCATCCTCCATAGTACAGGGGGAGGTGAATGCCGCAGCTTCTTCCCAGAGTAACGCTTCACTGTCTCAGATGGTATAG
- the LOC123072513 gene encoding probable methyltransferase At1g27930 produces the protein MKPPGRLATAAAAALLVAASLLVITLLTSPLPLLPLLPCLPAVTAPSGDGYAPPGLAALAEAALYYATTPDVPQQSRDEISLSLAVLRRRAPLRLLVFGLGHDSPLWHALNPGGVTVFLEEDPEWYRIVRAQSPFLRAHLVRYRTRLDHADVLFRSYRNFPSCVPGADAEGDAPLRVRGNADCPLALHNLPPEVYQNEWDMLMVDAPKGYFPSAPGRMAAIWTAAAMARARRGEGDTDVFLHDVDRRVERMYAEEFLCERFRVGETGRLWHFRIPPVSRRNGTAGGGDKRPFC, from the coding sequence ATGAAGCCCCCCGGGCGCCTCGccaccgccgcggccgccgcgctgCTCGTCGCGGCGTCGCTGCTGGTCATCACCCTCCTCAcctcgccgctgccgctgctgccgctgctccCGTGCCTGCCGGCCGTCACCGCGCCCTCGGGCGACGGGTACGCGCCCCCGGGCCTCGCCGCGCTCGCCGAAGCCGCGCTCTACTACGCCACCACGCCCGACGTCCCGCAGCAGTCGCGCGACGAGATCTCGCTCTCCCTCGCCGTGCTGCGCCGCCGCGCGCCGCTGCGGCTGCTGGTGTTCGGGCTCGGCCACGACTCGCCGCTCTGGCACGCGCTCAACCCCGGCGGCGTCACCGTCTTCCTCGAGGAGGACCCGGAGTGGTACCGCATCGTGCGCGCGCAGTCGCCGTTCCTGCGCGCGCACCTCGTCAGGTACCGCACGCGCCTCGACCACGCCGACGTCCTCTTCCGCTCCTACCGGAACTTCCCCTCCTGCGTCCCCGGCGCCGACGCCGAAGGGGACGCCCCCTTGCGGGTCCGCGGCAACGCCGACTGCCCGCTGGCGCTGCACAACCTGCCGCCGGAGGTGTACCAGAACGAGTGGGACATGCTCATGGTGGATGCGCCCAAGGGGTACTTCCCGTCGGCGCCCGGCAGGATGGCGGCTatatggacggcggcggcgatggcgcgggCCAGGCGCGGCGAGGGGGACACCGACGTGTTCCTCCACGACGTGGACCGCAGGGTGGAGAGGATGTACGCCGAGGAGTTCCTCTGCGAGAGGTTCCGGGTGGGGGAGACCGGCCGGCTGTGGCACTTCAGGATCCCGCCGGTGTCACGGCGGAACGgcacggccggcggcggcgacaagAGGCCCTTCTGCTGA